Proteins from a genomic interval of Candidatus Binatia bacterium:
- a CDS encoding crotonase/enoyl-CoA hydratase family protein has translation MASNKVGYELADTVAVLRMDDGKVNALSHEVIEALHECLDRAEPEAAAVLLVGRGGRLSGGFDLGEMTSSAEAARKLVSAGAELLLRLYSFPRPVVVACTGHALAAGALLLLVGDLRIGASGSFKIGLNEVSIHLTLPIFAMELARARLSKRHFTCAVTQAQIFDPETAKDAGYLDATAAPAALYNVALDHARRLAGLPHPAFRNTKENERGATVRFCRETLAADMAKLTSPK, from the coding sequence ACGACGGCAAGGTCAACGCACTGTCCCACGAGGTCATCGAGGCGCTGCACGAGTGCCTCGATCGCGCCGAGCCCGAGGCGGCAGCCGTGCTGCTGGTCGGTCGCGGCGGGCGCCTGTCGGGCGGGTTCGATCTCGGTGAGATGACGAGCAGCGCCGAGGCGGCCAGGAAGCTGGTGTCCGCGGGCGCGGAACTGCTGCTCAGACTCTACAGCTTTCCGCGTCCGGTGGTTGTGGCCTGCACCGGCCACGCCCTGGCGGCCGGGGCGCTCCTGCTGCTGGTCGGCGATCTGCGCATCGGCGCCAGTGGAAGCTTCAAGATCGGGCTCAACGAGGTCTCCATTCACCTGACCCTGCCGATCTTCGCGATGGAGTTGGCGCGTGCCCGTCTCTCCAAGCGCCACTTCACCTGCGCGGTGACGCAGGCGCAGATTTTTGATCCGGAGACGGCGAAGGATGCGGGCTATCTCGACGCGACGGCTGCACCAGCGGCGCTGTACAACGTGGCGCTCGACCACGCCCGCCGGCTTGCCGGCCTGCCGCATCCCGCTTTCCGCAACACCAAAGAAAACGAGCGGGGCGCCACGGTGCGGTTCTGCCGGGAAACCCTGGCGGCCGACATGGCCAAGCTCACCAGCCCGAAGTAG